In one window of Mytilus trossulus isolate FHL-02 chromosome 7, PNRI_Mtr1.1.1.hap1, whole genome shotgun sequence DNA:
- the LOC134725990 gene encoding kelch-like protein 20: protein MAEVVDDNHSDSTVQNMLKAWEEGLYCDVTLKCGAKQITAHKIVLASLSDYFKNLFKYHNNQSDTHIEEYDLDPNFFKEDTLNQIIRYGYTGRIKIEVGFVQELLMAASFLQIKFVLTECETFMTHNIETDNVIALVSFSNLFNLKCLLDAVCSFISKDFKDLIDNGAFLKLSTDDFKTVLHNNHLTVFDHDVPVENPELEILKLVGVYLSITSVSHFDFKASTVPELLGEIRFSDIHNPEDLKSVADLYPILNCDLLQNAITAESNTKSDLFDRKFANCRKTLQTGRKGFACGGQEHHVLEEFSEAWEDGKDINDRPINFKLWIRRWDGRPVLGGIYVQYRSGKLLIYGEKPKLESIFVSEHEFSLEENEVITQINVRSGWMIDSLKFFTNFGREFGPFGGSSGSEITASLNNDGISYLHSLDGKVVMAQGYLGITCLKFVWVSYDENQCNEMTIHSDSDGSDSLVQQLSPIFWDY, encoded by the coding sequence ATGGCAGAGGTGGTTGACGACAACCATTCTGATAGCACAGTACAGAACATGCTAAAAGCATGGGAAGAAGGATTGTATTGTGATGTTACATTAAAATGTGGAGCAAAACAAATCACAGCGCATAAGATTGTTCTGGCGTCATTATCTGactatttcaaaaatctttttaaatatcataataatCAAAGTGACACTCATATTGAAGAGTATGATTTAGATcctaattttttcaaagaggACACGTTAAATCAAATTATCCGATATGGCTACACCGGTAGAATAAAAATAGAAGTTGGATTTGTTCAAGAATTACTTATGGCAGCAAGTTTTctgcaaataaaatttgttctaaCTGAATGTGAAACGTTCATGACACATAATATCGAAACTGACAATGTGATTGCCTTAGTTTCTTTCAGTAATctgtttaatttgaaatgtttattggATGCAGTATGCAGTTTTATTTCTAAAGATTTTAAAGACCTTATTGATAATGGAGCATTTTTGAAGTTATCAACAGACGACTTTAAAACAGTGCTACACAATAATCATTTGACTGTTTTTGATCATGATGTCCCTGTAGAAAATCCTGAActagaaatattaaaattagtTGGTGTGTACCTTAGTATTACGAGTGTCAGTCATTTTGATTTCAAAGCATCTACCGTACCTGAGTTGCTTGGGGAAATCCGTTTCAGTGATATACACAACCCCGAAGATTTAAAATCAGTTGCCGATCTTTATCCGATTTTAAATTGTGATTTGCTACAGAATGCCATAACTGCTGAATCAAACACGAAATCCGATCTATTTGATCGCAAGTTTGCAAACTGTCGTAAAACGCTTCAAACTGGAAGAAAAGGTTTTGCTTGTGGTGGGCAGGAGCATCATGTTCTTGAAGAGTTTTCTGAAGCTTGGGAAGATGGCAAGGATATAAATGACAGACCTATAAACTTCAAGCTGTGGATAAGGAGGTGGGATGGTCGACCAGTTTTAGGGGGAATTTATGTACAATATCGAAGTGGGAAACTTTTAATTTACGGCGAAAAACCAAAGTTAGAATCAATATTTGTGTCAGAACATGAATTTTCACTGGAAGAAAATGAAGTTATCACTCAAATAAATGTTCGAAGTGGGTGGATGATTGACAGCTTAAAATTTTTCACTAACTTTGGACGAGAATTTGGTCCATTTGGGGGCTCTAGTGGATCAGAAATTACTGCATCATTGAATAATGATGGAATAAGTTATTTACATTCCTTGGATGGAAAGGTAGTTATGGCCCAGGGTTATCTTGGAATTACGTGTTTGAAATTTGTATGGGTGAGTTACGATGAAAATCAGTGTAATGAAATGACCATACACAGTGACAGTGACGGGTCTGATAGTTTAGTCCAGCAGCTAAGTCCAATATTTTGGGACTattga